The following coding sequences are from one Phyllostomus discolor isolate MPI-MPIP mPhyDis1 chromosome 11, mPhyDis1.pri.v3, whole genome shotgun sequence window:
- the IL17RA gene encoding interleukin-17 receptor A — MGAPPRRPLGLQGPPLRRLLLLLQLLHWSAPGGAALRLLDHPAPVCSQEGLDCRVKNSTCLDDSWIQPRHLTPSSPKDVQVEVRVARTRDGDRVPVVHIQWALQTDASILSLEGVELSVLQLTTNERLCVKFEFLSKLQHHRKPWRFAFSHFVVEPGREYEVTVHHLPKPIPDGDPNHQSRTLLVPNCDDRAMKETRPCVSAGSLWEPDIALRLLEAPQQLQVSFAPWNESARYQVLLESFRRDDDETCFQRVVDIPAPTEEALHQRANLTFLLPNADWCCRHQLKIQPFFSSCLNDCDRRTVNVSCPQTVDPPGPVADYVPLWVYVFITGVAISLVGSAILLTLCMTWRLSGSRREKPGARDPDAVPTAGLAPPPLKPRKVWVVYSADHPLYVDVVLKFAQFLLTVCSTEVALDLLEEQVIAEMGVMTWVGRQKQEMVDSNSKIIILCSRGTRAKWQAILGWEEPAVQLRCDHQRLAGDLFTAAMNMILPDFEKPACFGTYVICYFSDISSEDDVPDLFHITPRYPLMDKFEEVYFRIQDLEMFEPGRMHRVGELTGDNYLQSPSGRQLRQAVDRFREWQAQCPDWFERQNLCSAADQDLQSLDEEVFEEPLLPPGRGIEKQMPLVREPTVEDGLAVELLLTKEGGQVARLHPQHQPQGQLVAQSLQTTVLALEAAPPAQALEPVSPAVLRSSVASQVAVVEGGEACPLLEGSGPQRNSVLFLPVDLEDAPLCSTPRVLSDDLPGAVREKLEGLMLSLFQQSLSGQAPEVWGRPAPALQELHTPYGEGQRESVQSDQGYISRSSPQPPDGLVEVEEEDVGQDLGQSAKRLSPEALESLRSLQRRLFFQELRKDSGWDSMEPEGPVP; from the exons AtgggcgccccgccccgccggcctCTCGGCCTCCAGGGGCCCCCGctgcggcggctgctgctgctactCCAGCTCCTGCACTGGTCGGCCCCGGGTGGCGCTGCCTTGCGGCTCTTGGACCACCCGGCCCCGGTCTGTTCCCAGGAG ggGCTGGACTGCCGAGTCAAGAACA GTACCTGCCTGGATGACAGCTGGATCCAACCTCGACACTTGACCCCCTCATCGCCAAAGGACGTCCAGGTTGAGGTGCGGGTGGCCCGCACCCGGGATGGAGACCGCGTCCCCGTGGTTCACATCCAGTGGGCATTGCAGACGGACG CCAGCATCCTCTCCTTGGAGGGGGTGGAGCTCTCTGTCCTGCAGCTGACCACCAACGAGCGGCTGTGTGTCAAGTTTGAGTTTCTCTCCAAGCTGCAGCATCATCGCAAGCCG TGGCGCTTCGCCTTCAGCCACTTCGTGGTGGAGCCCGGCCGGGAGTACGAGGTGACCGTCCACCACCTGCCCAAGCCCATCCCGGACGGGGACCCGAACCACCAGTCCAGGACCCTCCTCGTGCCGA ACTGCGACGACCGCGCCATGAAGGAAACCAGGCCGTGCGTGAGCGCAG GCAGCCTGTGGGAGCCCGACATCGCCCTGCGCCTCCTGGAGgccccccagcagctgcaggtcAGCTTCGCCCCGTGGAACGAGTCCGCCCGCTACCAGGTCCTGCTGGAGAGCTTCCGGCGAGACGACGACGAGACGTGTTTCCAGCGCGTGGTGGACATACCTGCG CCCACGGAGGAGGCCCTCCACCAGCGGGCCAACCTCACGTTCCTGCTGCCCAACGCCGACTGGTGCTGCCGCCACCAGCTGAAG ATCCAGCCCTTCTTCAGCAGCTGCCTGAACGACTGTGACAGACGGACCGTGAACGTCAGCTGCCCCCAGACCGTGGACCCTCCAG GCCCGGTTGCAG ACTACGTGCCCCTGTGGGTGTACGTGTTCATCACGGGCGTCGCCATCTCGCTGGTGGGCTCCGCCATCCTGCTGACCCTCTGCATGACCTGGAGGCTGTCGG GGTCTCGTCGCGAGAAACCGGGCGCCAGGGACCCAG ATGCCGTGCCCACTGCCGGCCTGGCGCCGCCTCCCCTGAAGCCCCGGAAGGTCTGGGTCGTCTACTCGGCCGACCACCCCCTCTACGTGGACGTGGTCCTGAAGTTCGCCCAGTTCCTGCTCACCGTCTGCAGCACCGAAGTGGCCCTTGACCTGCTAGAGGAGCAGGTCATCGCGGAGATGGGGGTCATGACCTGGGTGGGCCGCCAGAAGCAGGAGATGGTGGACAGCAACTCCAAGATCATCATCCTGTGCTCCCGAGGCACCCGGGCCAAGTGGCAGGCCATCCTCGGCTGGGAGGAGCCCGCCGTCCAGCTCCGCTGTGACCACCAGAGGCTGGCCGGGGACCTCTTCACCGCGGCCATGAACATGATCCTGCCGGACTTCGAGAAGCCGGCCTGCTTCGGCACCTACGTCATCTGCTACTTCAGTGACATCAGCAGCGAGGACGACGTCCCCGACCTCTTCCACATCACGCCCAGGTACCCGCTCATGGACAAGTTCGAGGAGGTGTACTTCCGGATCCAGGACCTGGAGATGTTCGAGCCGGGCCGGATGCACCGCGTGGGGGAGCTCACCGGGGACAACTACCTGCAGAGCCCCAGCGGCCGGCAGCTCCGGCAGGCCGTGGACCGGTTCCGCGAGTGGCAGGCACAGTGCCCCGACTGGTTCGAGCGCCAGAACCTCTGCTCGGCGGCCGACCAGGACCTCCAGTCCCTGGACGAAGAGGTGTTTGAAGAGCCGCTGCTGCCGCCGGGACGCGGGATCGAGAAGCAGATGCCGCTGGTGCGGGAGCCCACCGTGGAGGACGGCCTGGCGGTGGAGCTGCTCCTGACCAAGGAGGGTGGGCAGGTGGCCCGGCTGCACCCCCAGCATcagccccaggggcagctggTGGCACAAAGCCTGCAGACCACCGTGCTGGCTCTGGAAGCGGCCCCTCCCGCTCAGGCTCTGGAGCCCGTCTCGCCTGCTGTGCTCAGGAGCAGCGTAGCCAGTCAGGTGGCCGTTGTGGAGGGGGGTGAGGCCTGCCCACTGCTGGAGGGTTCTGGCCCCCAGCGGAACAGTGTCCTCTTCCTCCCGGTGGACCTGGAGGACGCTCCTCTCTGCAGCACCCCAAGGGTGCTGTCGGACGACCTCCCCGGGGCCGTAAGGGAGAAGCTCGAAGGCTTGATGCTCTCGCTCTTCCAGCAGAGCCTGAGCGGCCAGGCTCCCGAGGTCTGGGGGCGGCCGGCGCCAGCCCTCCAAGAGCTACACACGCCCTACGGGGAGGGGCAGCGGGAGTCGGTGCAGTCTGACCAGGGCTACATCTCCAGgagctccccccagccccccgatGGGCTGGTGGAAGTGGAGGAAGAGGACGTCGGGCAGGACCTGGGACAGTCGGCCAAGCGACTGTCCCCGGAGGCGCTGGAGAGCCTGCGGAGTCTCCAGAGGCGGCTCTTCTTCCAGGAGCTCCGGAAGGACTCGGGCTGGGACAGCATGGAGCCCGAGGGCCCGGTCCCATAG
- the CCDC115 gene encoding coiled-coil domain-containing protein 115 codes for MAAVDVRTELDSLLLRLLADLEELEAKRAALNARVEEGWLSLSKARYAMGAKSVGPLQYASHMEPQVCVCTSEEPDGLHKFRVVRAAAQAPEDVGPREPVLRRRKGLTRTPEPEPSSAPRDPLNWFGILVPHSLRQAQASFREGLQLAAEMASLQSHISWGRSRLQELQEKVKQLELGAA; via the exons ATGGCGGCGGTTGATGTCCGGACGGAGCTGGACTCGTTGCTCCTGCGGCTGCTCGCGGACCTAGAGGAGCTGGAGGCGAAGCGGGCGGCGCTGAACGCCCGGGTGGAGGAG GGCTGGCTCTCGCTGTCCAAAGCTCGCTACGCCATGGGCGCCAAGTCGGTGGGGCCCCTGCAGTACGCCTCCCACATGGAGCCCCAGGTGTGCGTGTGCACCAG CGAGGAGCCGGACGGACTGCACAAGTTCCGCGTGGTGAGAGCTGCGGCCCAGGCTCCGGAGGACGTGGGGCCCCGCGAGCCAG tTCTGCGCAGGCGCAAGGGCCTCACCAGGACCCCAGAGCCAGAGCCCTCGTCTGCCCCGCGAGACCCTCTGAACTGGTTTGGGATCCTGGTTCCCCACAGCCTGCGGCAGGCCCAAGCCAGCTTCCGGGAGG GCCTGCAACTTGCTGCAGAGATGGCCAGCCTTCAGAGCCACATCAGCTGGGGGCGCAGCCGGCTCCAGGAGCTCCAGGAGAAGGTCAAGCAGCTTGAGCTCGGGGCCGCCTGA
- the IMP4 gene encoding U3 small nucleolar ribonucleoprotein protein IMP4 isoform X1 — translation MAALTTLGHSLRLLVALGAGASGLANRLATSIRCPPSYLWSCSTAAELRREARLRREYLYRKAREEAQRVAQEKKEKVRRALEENRLIPTELRREALALQGSLEFDDAGGEGVTSHVDDEYRWAGVEDPKVMITTSRDPSSRLKMFAKELKLVFPGAQRMNRGRHEVGALVRACKANGVTDLLVVHEHRGTPVGLIVSHLPFGPTAYFTLCNVVMRHDVPDLGTMSEAKPHLIMHGLSSRLGKRVSDILRYLFPVPKDDSHRVITFANQDDYISFRHHVYRKTGHRDVELTEVGPRFELKLYMIRLGTLEQEATADVEWRWHPYTNTARKRVFLSTE, via the exons ATGGCAGCCCTCACAACATTGGGACACTCCCTTCGCTTATTGGTTGCTCTAGGAGCAGGCGCTTCCGGACTGGCCAATCGTCTCGCGACTTCCATCCGCTGTCCGCCATCTTACCTTTGGTCATGCTCAACCGCAGCAG AGCTTCGCCGTGAGGCCCGCCTGCGCCGCGAGTACCTGTACCGCAAAGCCCGCGAGGAGGCGCAGCGCGTGGcccaggagaagaaggagaaggtgcGGCGCGCGCTCGAAG AGAACCGTCTGATCCCCACGGAGCTGCGCAGGGAGGCCCTGGCCTTGCAGGGCTCCCTGGAGTTCGACGACGCTGGCGGTGAAG GTGTGACCAGCCATGTGGATGATGAGTATCGTTGGGCAGGGGTTGAGGATCCCAAGGTCATGATCACTACTTCCCGAGACCCCAGCTCCCGCCTCAAGATGTTTGCAAAG GAGCTGAAGCTGGTGTTTCCCGGCGCCCAGCGCATGAACCGCGGCCGACACGAGGTGGGGGCGCTGGTGCGAGCCTGCAAAGCCAACGGGGTCACGGACCTGCTGGTCGTCCATGAGCACCGAGGCACTCCTG TGGGGCTCATTGTCAGCCACCTGCCCTTCGGCCCCACCGCGTACTTCACGCTGTGCAACGTGGTCATGCGGCACGACGTCCCCGACCTGGGCACCATGTCGGAAGCCAAGCCCCACCTCATCATGCACGGCCTCTCCTCCCGCCTGGGCAAGCGG GTCTCCGACATCCTTCGTTACCTGTTCCCTGTGCCCAAAGATGACAGCCACCGGGTCATCACCTTTGCCAACCAGGACGACTACATCTCCTTCCG GCACCACGTGTACAGGAAGACCGGCCACCGAGACGTGGAGCTGACTGAGGTCGGGCCCCGCTTTGAGCTGAAGT TGTACATGATCCGCCTTGGCACTCTGGAGCAGGAGGCCACCGCAGACGTGGAGTGGCGCTGGCACCCCTACACAAACACCGCACGCAAGAGGGTCTTCCTGAGCACAGAGTGA
- the IMP4 gene encoding U3 small nucleolar ribonucleoprotein protein IMP4 isoform X2 has translation MLRREARLRREYLYRKAREEAQRVAQEKKEKVRRALEENRLIPTELRREALALQGSLEFDDAGGEGVTSHVDDEYRWAGVEDPKVMITTSRDPSSRLKMFAKELKLVFPGAQRMNRGRHEVGALVRACKANGVTDLLVVHEHRGTPVGLIVSHLPFGPTAYFTLCNVVMRHDVPDLGTMSEAKPHLIMHGLSSRLGKRVSDILRYLFPVPKDDSHRVITFANQDDYISFRHHVYRKTGHRDVELTEVGPRFELKLYMIRLGTLEQEATADVEWRWHPYTNTARKRVFLSTE, from the exons ATG CTTCGCCGTGAGGCCCGCCTGCGCCGCGAGTACCTGTACCGCAAAGCCCGCGAGGAGGCGCAGCGCGTGGcccaggagaagaaggagaaggtgcGGCGCGCGCTCGAAG AGAACCGTCTGATCCCCACGGAGCTGCGCAGGGAGGCCCTGGCCTTGCAGGGCTCCCTGGAGTTCGACGACGCTGGCGGTGAAG GTGTGACCAGCCATGTGGATGATGAGTATCGTTGGGCAGGGGTTGAGGATCCCAAGGTCATGATCACTACTTCCCGAGACCCCAGCTCCCGCCTCAAGATGTTTGCAAAG GAGCTGAAGCTGGTGTTTCCCGGCGCCCAGCGCATGAACCGCGGCCGACACGAGGTGGGGGCGCTGGTGCGAGCCTGCAAAGCCAACGGGGTCACGGACCTGCTGGTCGTCCATGAGCACCGAGGCACTCCTG TGGGGCTCATTGTCAGCCACCTGCCCTTCGGCCCCACCGCGTACTTCACGCTGTGCAACGTGGTCATGCGGCACGACGTCCCCGACCTGGGCACCATGTCGGAAGCCAAGCCCCACCTCATCATGCACGGCCTCTCCTCCCGCCTGGGCAAGCGG GTCTCCGACATCCTTCGTTACCTGTTCCCTGTGCCCAAAGATGACAGCCACCGGGTCATCACCTTTGCCAACCAGGACGACTACATCTCCTTCCG GCACCACGTGTACAGGAAGACCGGCCACCGAGACGTGGAGCTGACTGAGGTCGGGCCCCGCTTTGAGCTGAAGT TGTACATGATCCGCCTTGGCACTCTGGAGCAGGAGGCCACCGCAGACGTGGAGTGGCGCTGGCACCCCTACACAAACACCGCACGCAAGAGGGTCTTCCTGAGCACAGAGTGA